In Geotalea uraniireducens, one genomic interval encodes:
- the merA gene encoding mercury(II) reductase, translating to MSDPHDLVILGSGSTAFAAALRAQSYGARVLMVEKSVLGGTCINWGCVPSKTLIHAALFYQEGMLGARLGLGRCSGDIDFPRLLAHKEEAVRYLRKSKYLDILQNVPGLELVKGTGRFIAPDCLEVNDRQIRAQRFLIATGGNPRILNFPGMEQTPYLTSRSALLLKRLPRSLVIIGGGVIALELGQMFLRLGSKVTVLEHGPRVLPPVEPEVAQAVQQALAAEGMEFALDTAICAVSGDETAVRVEVEREGRRESYTGEKLLLAVGTAPATAGIGLEQAGVATDAKGFVTVDARMRTSASGIWAAGDVVGGMMIATVGAREGIVAADDMFNPGCSCTMNYQSIPMAIFTDPEVGTVGYTEEAARQAGFEVTTNVMPVTAIPKAHITGHTAGAIKLVADQASGRLLGAHLACHRGAELINEAALAIHLGATVQDLANALHVYPSIGEGLRLCAQGFSRDINRLSCCAE from the coding sequence ATGTCCGATCCGCACGATCTCGTCATCCTCGGCTCCGGTTCCACCGCTTTCGCCGCCGCCCTGCGCGCCCAATCCTACGGGGCTCGGGTGCTGATGGTGGAAAAGAGCGTCCTCGGCGGAACCTGTATCAACTGGGGGTGCGTACCGAGCAAAACCCTCATTCACGCGGCGCTATTCTATCAGGAAGGAATGCTCGGAGCAAGGCTCGGCCTCGGCAGGTGCAGCGGCGATATCGACTTTCCCCGCCTGCTGGCCCACAAGGAAGAGGCGGTCCGCTACCTGCGCAAGAGCAAGTATCTCGACATCCTACAGAACGTGCCGGGACTCGAGCTGGTCAAGGGGACCGGCCGTTTCATCGCCCCCGACTGCCTGGAAGTCAACGATCGGCAAATCAGGGCGCAGCGGTTTCTCATCGCCACCGGCGGCAATCCCCGGATCCTGAACTTTCCCGGGATGGAGCAGACCCCCTATCTGACCAGCCGCAGCGCCTTGTTATTGAAGCGGCTCCCCCGCTCGCTGGTAATCATCGGCGGCGGAGTGATCGCCCTGGAATTGGGACAGATGTTCCTCCGCCTCGGCAGCAAAGTGACGGTTCTCGAACATGGTCCCCGGGTCCTGCCGCCGGTTGAGCCGGAAGTTGCCCAAGCGGTCCAGCAGGCACTGGCCGCCGAAGGGATGGAGTTCGCCCTGGACACGGCCATCTGCGCGGTGAGCGGCGACGAGACGGCAGTCCGGGTCGAAGTCGAACGGGAGGGCCGTCGGGAAAGCTATACGGGCGAGAAGCTGCTCCTGGCGGTCGGAACCGCACCGGCTACCGCCGGCATCGGCCTGGAGCAGGCCGGGGTGGCGACCGACGCCAAGGGATTCGTCACCGTCGACGCCAGAATGCGCACTTCGGCCTCAGGCATCTGGGCCGCCGGCGACGTAGTCGGCGGGATGATGATCGCCACCGTCGGCGCTCGGGAGGGAATTGTCGCGGCGGACGACATGTTCAACCCCGGCTGCAGTTGCACAATGAATTACCAGAGCATCCCGATGGCTATCTTCACCGACCCGGAAGTCGGAACCGTCGGCTACACCGAAGAAGCAGCCCGCCAGGCCGGCTTCGAGGTGACAACCAACGTCATGCCGGTCACCGCCATTCCCAAGGCCCACATTACCGGCCATACCGCCGGCGCAATCAAGCTGGTGGCCGACCAGGCCAGCGGCCGGCTGCTCGGTGCCCACCTGGCCTGCCACCGGGGAGCGGAGCTGATCAACGAGGCAGCGCTGGCCATCCACCTCGGCGCCACGGTGCAGGATCTGGCAAATGCCTTGCATGTTTACCCCTCGATAGGTGAAGGACTGCGCCTCTGCGCCCAAGGCTTCAGCCGGGACATCAATCGCCTCTCCTGCTGCGCCGAGTAG
- a CDS encoding DUF3147 family protein, which produces MQLFVKAMASLAVIVACSQIGKRYPTLGGLIATMPLISLLVLLWLWSDQPGDYRLMTEYTKGVLWGIIPTILFFVVAHLLFRRHLPLSLVLAASFGVWLAGAAVHHYFLR; this is translated from the coding sequence ATGCAGCTGTTCGTCAAAGCAATGGCCAGCCTGGCAGTTATCGTTGCCTGCTCCCAGATCGGCAAGCGTTACCCGACTCTTGGCGGCCTGATCGCCACGATGCCGCTCATCAGCCTGCTTGTCCTGCTCTGGCTCTGGAGTGATCAGCCGGGCGACTACCGGCTGATGACCGAATACACCAAAGGGGTGCTGTGGGGGATCATTCCGACGATTCTCTTTTTCGTCGTCGCCCACCTTCTTTTCCGCCGTCACCTTCCGCTGTCGCTGGTCCTGGCGGCCAGCTTCGGCGTCTGGCTTGCGGGAGCGGCGGTTCACCACTATTTCCTGCGTTAG
- a CDS encoding acyloxyacyl hydrolase, with protein sequence MRRSTQRLFGACLLALLLGVPAARGADAPRFRSASGELALLAGYGITHRGFGATRTQVQTADTILRYGYFLSAEHGSGWYRGRHELFMELPVHLVVDPRLRAMTGGYLLGSWKFTSLESLAPYVFAGGGVLYNDLGLATQGTRLNFSYQGGCGLQYLIRPDTAIGIEYRYHHVSNAGTAEPNEPLNSSKILLSISLFR encoded by the coding sequence ATGAGACGGTCGACCCAGCGGCTTTTCGGCGCCTGCCTGCTGGCGCTGCTCCTCGGCGTCCCGGCGGCACGGGGGGCCGACGCCCCCCGCTTCCGCTCCGCCAGTGGGGAACTGGCGCTCCTCGCCGGCTACGGCATCACCCACCGCGGCTTCGGCGCCACCCGCACCCAGGTCCAGACCGCCGACACCATCCTCCGCTACGGCTATTTCCTCTCTGCCGAGCACGGCAGCGGCTGGTACCGCGGCCGGCACGAGTTGTTCATGGAGCTGCCGGTCCATCTGGTGGTCGATCCGCGGCTCCGGGCGATGACCGGCGGCTACCTGCTCGGCAGCTGGAAGTTTACCTCCCTGGAGAGTCTCGCCCCCTACGTGTTCGCCGGCGGCGGGGTGCTTTACAACGACCTCGGCCTGGCAACCCAGGGGACCCGGCTCAATTTCTCCTATCAGGGAGGGTGCGGTCTCCAGTATCTGATCCGCCCCGACACGGCCATCGGCATCGAATACCGCTACCACCACGTATCCAACGCCGGCACCGCCGAGCCTAACGAACCGCTCAATTCGAGCAAGATTTTGCTGAGCATCTCCCTCTTCCGCTGA
- a CDS encoding peptidoglycan endopeptidase, which produces MPVSLPMVARMFMLLLLTLAPAAGVASPPPQPYAVALRPCPVLNTADFAGVFGCRDGKTLRTDPQGQLRALEFIALPGTVFILREMRRDGAATIYRVTTDAYPYPSTTGYFIDSRFVRLAASPPPARQARLPAAAEIIGRLLAAQGSRYVWGGNVRLGVPELLEYYPPDVPLSADATRRWILQGVDCSGLLYEATDGFTPRNTSALLAYGQGVPAAGLTAAQLRQRLQPLDLLVWKGHVIIVLDRDRAIESRLDYGPGVAQHDGVLVRPLAEVLAEIMRGRVPADRYEDRPGGKTFVVRRWYQ; this is translated from the coding sequence ATGCCGGTCTCCTTGCCGATGGTCGCCCGGATGTTCATGTTGCTGCTATTGACTCTTGCGCCGGCCGCCGGGGTGGCGTCGCCGCCGCCCCAGCCCTACGCGGTGGCGCTCCGCCCCTGTCCGGTGCTCAACACCGCCGATTTTGCCGGCGTGTTCGGCTGCCGGGACGGCAAGACCCTCCGCACCGATCCGCAGGGACAGCTCCGGGCACTGGAGTTCATTGCCCTGCCCGGTACGGTCTTCATCCTTCGCGAGATGCGTCGGGACGGTGCGGCGACTATCTACCGGGTAACCACTGACGCCTACCCCTATCCGTCGACCACCGGCTATTTCATCGACAGCCGCTTCGTCCGCCTGGCGGCGTCCCCGCCGCCGGCGCGCCAGGCGCGGCTCCCCGCTGCGGCCGAGATCATCGGGCGGCTGCTGGCGGCCCAGGGGAGCCGGTATGTCTGGGGGGGGAATGTCCGGCTGGGCGTGCCGGAGCTGCTGGAGTACTATCCGCCGGACGTGCCGCTTTCGGCTGACGCGACGCGGCGCTGGATCCTGCAGGGGGTCGACTGCTCGGGGCTCCTCTACGAAGCGACGGACGGCTTTACGCCGCGCAACACCAGTGCGCTGCTCGCCTACGGCCAGGGGGTACCGGCCGCCGGGCTGACGGCGGCGCAGCTTCGCCAGCGTCTCCAGCCGCTCGATCTGCTCGTCTGGAAGGGGCACGTGATCATTGTCCTCGACCGGGACCGGGCCATCGAGAGCCGTCTCGACTACGGCCCGGGGGTGGCACAGCACGATGGCGTGCTGGTCAGGCCGCTTGCTGAGGTGCTGGCGGAAATCATGCGGGGGCGGGTGCCGGCCGACCGGTACGAGGACCGCCCGGGGGGGAAGACCTTCGTCGTCCGGCGCTGGTATCAGTAG
- a CDS encoding Crp/Fnr family transcriptional regulator, giving the protein METSAILKKSLLFSGLADEHLAEVAAIAARRAFAKGETLFSEGEAAIGFYLLATGSLKLCKVSPDGKEKVLHFVHPNETFAEAAFFGDGRYPAEARALEKGEALFFPREAFMGLVERNPRFSLNLIVSLSLLLRRFARQIEELSFAEVPARLAAYLLELAERKSTTFQGKTYLDLDMKKGELASRLGTVSETLSRSLRKLKEEGIIEVEGSRVVILDASRLQGLAGRRLNGG; this is encoded by the coding sequence ATGGAAACCAGCGCTATCCTGAAAAAATCCCTGCTCTTTTCCGGTCTCGCCGACGAGCATCTCGCCGAGGTGGCGGCCATCGCCGCCCGCCGGGCCTTCGCGAAAGGGGAAACACTCTTCAGCGAAGGGGAGGCGGCGATCGGCTTCTACCTGCTCGCCACGGGCAGCCTCAAGCTCTGCAAGGTCTCGCCCGACGGCAAGGAGAAAGTGCTCCATTTCGTCCACCCGAACGAAACCTTTGCCGAGGCGGCCTTTTTCGGTGACGGCCGATATCCGGCCGAAGCCCGGGCCCTGGAGAAAGGAGAGGCGCTCTTCTTCCCGCGGGAAGCCTTCATGGGGTTGGTGGAGCGTAATCCCCGCTTCTCCCTCAACCTGATCGTTTCCTTGTCGCTGCTGTTGCGCCGCTTCGCCCGGCAGATCGAGGAGCTTTCGTTCGCCGAGGTGCCGGCCCGGCTGGCTGCCTATCTGCTCGAACTGGCCGAGCGTAAATCGACTACGTTTCAGGGGAAGACCTACCTCGATCTCGACATGAAAAAAGGGGAACTGGCGTCGCGGCTCGGCACGGTGAGCGAGACCCTCTCCCGTTCGCTCCGCAAGCTGAAGGAAGAGGGGATCATCGAAGTGGAGGGGAGCCGGGTGGTCATCCTCGATGCTTCGCGGCTGCAAGGGTTGGCCGGCCGGCGTTTGAACGGCGGTTGA
- a CDS encoding NADH-quinone oxidoreductase subunit N, with protein sequence MTLLDLWPLMPLLILVCGSLVILLCGAVLPGRYGTVVGVVACLGAALWALQVPPQTTLPALGVAFTPFSRLFIVLFMVTAAITLLLSHDYLCRPGMNGEEYPATILFAAFGMTVLVSSATLLNLFLGLESLTFAFYILVAYDRTRPTSAEAGLKYLLLGAISAAFIAFGIALIYAGSGTLYITGAAGAALTGPTLAGWGFLLAGLAFKISLVPAHLWTPDVYQGAPTPVVAFLSTGSKGAAIAFLLLLLPHLAALGPLRLPLWLLAFLSMTVGNLAALLQPNLKRLLAYSSVAQMGYVALALLSGERGYEAAAFYAVAYTAMNLAAFGVIASLEKTGSRELVEDYRGLGYRQPVHGAVLALAMFALAGIPPTVGFAGKFAIFFAAIRSGEVALAVIGILTAATSAYYYLRVVVNLYMRSAAGEGEGEAPTVPEAAALALASLAIVALGIYPAPLFDLVAAVLR encoded by the coding sequence ATGACGCTGCTCGATCTGTGGCCCCTCATGCCGCTCCTGATCCTTGTCTGCGGCAGTCTCGTCATCCTCCTCTGCGGCGCGGTGCTCCCTGGCCGTTACGGCACGGTGGTTGGGGTGGTCGCCTGCCTCGGCGCGGCGCTTTGGGCGCTGCAGGTTCCGCCGCAGACGACACTACCGGCCCTCGGGGTGGCGTTTACCCCCTTCAGCCGCTTGTTCATCGTCCTCTTCATGGTCACCGCCGCTATCACTCTGCTCCTCTCCCACGACTATCTCTGCCGGCCGGGGATGAACGGCGAGGAATATCCGGCGACCATCCTCTTCGCCGCCTTCGGCATGACGGTGCTCGTTTCCTCGGCCACCCTGCTCAATCTGTTCCTCGGACTGGAGTCGCTCACCTTCGCCTTCTACATCCTGGTCGCCTACGACCGGACCCGGCCGACATCGGCCGAAGCGGGACTCAAGTATCTCCTTCTCGGTGCCATCTCCGCCGCATTTATTGCCTTCGGCATCGCCCTGATCTATGCCGGCAGCGGCACTCTCTACATCACCGGGGCAGCGGGAGCGGCCCTCACCGGCCCGACCCTGGCCGGCTGGGGATTCCTGTTGGCCGGGCTGGCGTTCAAAATTTCGCTCGTCCCTGCCCATCTCTGGACTCCGGACGTTTACCAAGGGGCGCCCACCCCAGTGGTGGCCTTTCTTTCCACCGGCTCGAAGGGGGCGGCCATCGCCTTCCTGCTGCTCCTTCTCCCCCACCTGGCGGCCCTCGGCCCGCTTCGCCTCCCGCTCTGGCTGCTCGCCTTCCTGTCGATGACCGTCGGCAACCTGGCAGCACTGCTTCAACCCAACCTGAAGCGGCTGCTCGCCTATTCGTCGGTCGCCCAGATGGGCTATGTGGCCCTGGCACTGTTGAGCGGCGAGCGGGGCTACGAGGCGGCCGCTTTCTATGCGGTGGCCTACACGGCGATGAATCTTGCGGCCTTCGGGGTGATTGCTTCGCTGGAGAAGACCGGCTCCCGGGAGCTGGTGGAGGACTACCGGGGACTCGGCTATCGGCAGCCAGTGCATGGCGCGGTACTGGCCCTGGCAATGTTCGCCCTGGCTGGAATCCCGCCGACGGTCGGCTTTGCCGGCAAGTTTGCCATCTTCTTTGCCGCCATCCGGAGCGGTGAAGTTGCCCTGGCGGTTATCGGCATCCTCACTGCCGCCACCTCTGCCTATTACTACCTGCGGGTAGTGGTGAACCTCTATATGCGCTCTGCTGCCGGAGAAGGCGAAGGGGAGGCGCCGACAGTCCCGGAAGCGGCGGCCCTCGCCTTGGCGAGCCTGGCCATCGTGGCGCTCGGCATCTATCCCGCCCCGCTCTTCGACCTGGTGGCGGCGGTGCTCCGTTAG
- a CDS encoding complex I subunit 4 family protein yields the protein MGQLPLLTILTFLPLLGGLLILPLWNCRRLLRPLALGVALAELALAGWLLAVAGGLPRPPGAPPGFFLWESAPWIDRFGIGYLLGMDGISLLLVALTAFITVIALLVSWRSIHERAPLHYLLILVMESGIVGVFLALDLFLFYLFWEVMLVPMFFLIGIWGHGRRIYSAVKFFLYTLTGSLLMLLAIIGVYLIHGDRTGVYTFALPLLTQARLGTAAAPWLFAAFLFAFAIKFPLFPLHTWLPDAHTDAPTAGSVILAGLLLKTGAYGLVRFGYPLFPETARAFAPLLALLAVIGIIYASWVAFAQEDMKRMVAYSSVGHMGFVALGIASWTPVALSGSILQMVNHGVTTGALFALVGMLDERADTREIAAYGGLWGKVPVYAFFFLLFAMASAGLPGLNNFVGEFLILVGTFPTMPAAVVIAFIGIVLPLIYTVRLVQEVLFQTERRPLALSDVSWREGAILAVMAAIDIYLGCHPKPLLDLLRVPVGLLTGVGGGQ from the coding sequence ATGGGACAGCTGCCGCTCCTGACGATCCTGACGTTTCTCCCGCTGCTCGGCGGGCTGTTGATTCTACCGCTCTGGAACTGCCGTCGGTTGCTCCGACCGCTGGCGCTGGGGGTGGCGCTGGCCGAACTGGCGCTCGCCGGTTGGCTCCTCGCCGTCGCCGGGGGGCTGCCGCGGCCGCCGGGTGCGCCGCCCGGGTTCTTCCTTTGGGAAAGCGCCCCCTGGATCGACCGCTTCGGCATCGGCTACCTGCTCGGGATGGACGGGATCAGCTTGCTGTTAGTGGCCTTGACCGCCTTCATTACCGTTATTGCCCTGCTGGTCTCCTGGCGGAGCATTCATGAACGGGCTCCCCTCCACTATCTGCTGATCCTGGTGATGGAGAGCGGTATTGTCGGGGTCTTCCTGGCGCTGGACCTGTTCCTCTTTTACCTGTTCTGGGAGGTGATGCTGGTGCCGATGTTCTTCCTGATCGGCATCTGGGGGCATGGCCGGCGGATTTATTCGGCGGTGAAGTTCTTTCTCTATACCCTGACCGGTTCGTTGCTGATGCTCTTGGCAATCATCGGCGTCTATCTCATCCATGGCGACCGGACCGGCGTCTACACCTTCGCGCTGCCGCTGCTTACCCAGGCCAGGCTCGGCACTGCCGCCGCTCCCTGGCTCTTTGCCGCCTTTCTCTTCGCCTTCGCCATCAAGTTTCCGCTCTTCCCGCTCCATACCTGGCTTCCCGATGCGCATACCGATGCCCCGACCGCTGGTAGCGTCATCCTTGCCGGCCTGCTGCTCAAAACTGGCGCCTACGGCCTGGTCCGTTTCGGCTATCCGCTCTTTCCGGAGACGGCCCGCGCCTTCGCCCCGCTCCTTGCCCTGCTGGCGGTAATCGGCATCATTTACGCCTCCTGGGTTGCTTTCGCCCAGGAGGATATGAAACGGATGGTCGCCTACTCCAGTGTCGGCCACATGGGCTTCGTCGCCCTCGGGATCGCCTCGTGGACACCGGTGGCGCTGTCGGGCTCGATCCTGCAGATGGTCAATCACGGGGTCACTACCGGCGCGCTGTTCGCCCTGGTCGGGATGCTCGACGAACGGGCAGATACCCGGGAAATCGCCGCCTACGGTGGATTATGGGGGAAGGTGCCGGTCTATGCCTTCTTCTTTCTCCTCTTTGCCATGGCATCGGCCGGACTGCCCGGACTCAACAACTTCGTCGGCGAGTTCCTGATCCTGGTCGGCACCTTCCCGACGATGCCGGCGGCGGTGGTTATTGCCTTCATCGGCATTGTCCTGCCGCTGATCTATACGGTACGGCTCGTTCAGGAGGTGCTGTTCCAGACCGAACGGCGCCCGCTGGCATTGAGCGACGTGTCGTGGCGCGAGGGGGCGATCCTGGCGGTGATGGCCGCCATTGACATCTATCTCGGCTGCCATCCGAAACCGCTGCTCGATCTGCTCAGGGTTCCGGTGGGCCTGCTGACCGGCGTGGGGGGGGGCCAATGA
- a CDS encoding lysophospholipid acyltransferase family protein, which produces MHSGVYDHNRQDGGGCPPHQAVGPGTNDPTNDNVSPADQPLRDSLKQLKWHLGLGAFLLFSWPIALLPRQVAVWLGGTAGNLAYLLLRKERTTVVENIRSSLPYLETVPGWTPDHGTPEAIARRNFANYGRTIVEALKLYYGLGKPFMNELELRGIEHFERAREQGKGTFFITGHCGNWELMALTFGVRYNEVAVVARRQKYDPLTNFLERLRHRFGNHVIYADGAARSIFLKLRKNDTIGILIDQAVQPDEGAIVDFLGRGAWTTTMPVKIAGKTGTPLLPIFIHREGGRHVVTIHPAVELPPHNPIAGTRLLNRAIEEYIARHPDEWLWVYRRWKRVPETD; this is translated from the coding sequence ATGCATTCTGGCGTTTACGATCATAACCGGCAGGACGGCGGCGGATGCCCTCCGCACCAGGCCGTCGGACCCGGCACGAACGACCCGACCAACGACAATGTCTCTCCGGCGGACCAGCCTCTTCGGGACAGCCTGAAACAGTTGAAATGGCACCTGGGGCTCGGTGCGTTCCTGCTGTTCTCCTGGCCAATCGCCCTGTTGCCGCGACAAGTGGCTGTTTGGTTGGGCGGAACAGCCGGCAACCTTGCCTACCTGCTGCTCCGCAAGGAGCGGACCACCGTTGTCGAAAACATCCGCAGCTCCCTCCCCTACCTGGAAACCGTCCCCGGCTGGACGCCTGATCACGGCACTCCCGAGGCGATTGCCCGGCGGAACTTTGCCAATTACGGGCGGACCATCGTCGAGGCCCTCAAGCTCTATTACGGGCTCGGCAAGCCGTTCATGAACGAACTCGAACTCCGCGGCATCGAGCATTTCGAACGGGCGCGGGAGCAGGGCAAGGGCACCTTCTTCATTACCGGCCACTGCGGCAACTGGGAACTGATGGCGCTCACCTTCGGTGTCCGCTATAACGAGGTTGCAGTGGTGGCCCGGCGGCAGAAATACGACCCGCTCACCAATTTTCTCGAACGGTTGCGCCATCGCTTCGGCAACCACGTGATTTACGCCGACGGTGCGGCACGGAGCATCTTCCTCAAGCTGCGCAAGAACGATACCATCGGCATCCTCATCGACCAGGCGGTCCAACCCGACGAAGGGGCGATCGTCGACTTTCTCGGCCGCGGCGCCTGGACCACGACCATGCCGGTCAAGATTGCCGGCAAGACCGGCACGCCGCTGTTGCCAATCTTCATCCACCGCGAAGGAGGGCGTCACGTGGTGACCATCCACCCCGCCGTGGAACTTCCCCCGCACAACCCCATCGCCGGGACCCGACTCCTCAACCGGGCCATCGAGGAGTACATCGCCCGCCACCCAGACGAATGGCTTTGGGTCTACCGCCGCTGGAAACGGGTGCCAGAGACCGATTAA
- a CDS encoding carotenoid oxygenase family protein yields MRTTEPSISRRDFLRLAGLAGAGLALPGCAGDPPLRAGVFPAFGDAARPYLGLATSLRHEYDYTPRIEGTLPAGLQGDYYRNGPALFERGGLRKRTLLDGDGMIQLFRFAGAGVRYRNRFVRTAKFVAEEAAGRFLYPTWSTEVPGGIWANFWQAGKIPSQAGITVFRWRGRLYAFDESTLPYELDPTTLATTGESTLGLPPGASIYSAHPKLDPQTGEWLHFGLKYGPTTFVHLTVFRADGTLKWHRALPLPRMVYMHDWFVAGRYLVLSLHPVEIAYWGFLLGFRSLAASLRWRPADGNLLLVLDRNGSGEPLYLETEACFMWHSYNAYEEGNEIVGDFIGYRNPDHFVGADPVIAAVMEGRQGNFRYPGEVMRYRIDPGRRTVRRESLNPGSCEWPRINEAHRCRRQRFGYMVKSLPGEFFWSIVVRIDLQSGATTEYRFGHGIYCTEPVFISPPGTVTSPLATAEPGWLLCEIYDSQSQRSALAVFTAERLADGPLALVQLTHHVPFSYHGWWHPAGN; encoded by the coding sequence GTGCGCACGACCGAACCATCCATAAGCCGCCGCGATTTCCTCCGGCTGGCTGGGCTGGCCGGCGCCGGGCTCGCCCTGCCGGGGTGCGCCGGCGATCCGCCGCTTCGGGCCGGCGTTTTCCCCGCCTTCGGGGATGCGGCGCGCCCCTACCTGGGGCTGGCCACTTCGCTCCGCCACGAGTACGATTATACCCCCCGCATCGAAGGCACACTTCCCGCCGGGCTGCAGGGGGACTACTACCGGAACGGCCCGGCCCTCTTCGAGCGGGGCGGCCTGCGCAAGCGGACCCTCCTCGACGGCGACGGGATGATCCAGCTGTTCCGTTTCGCTGGCGCCGGAGTCCGCTACCGCAACCGCTTCGTCCGGACCGCCAAGTTCGTTGCCGAAGAGGCGGCCGGCCGCTTCCTCTACCCCACCTGGAGCACCGAGGTTCCCGGCGGCATCTGGGCCAACTTCTGGCAGGCGGGAAAGATCCCCTCCCAGGCGGGGATTACCGTCTTCCGGTGGCGCGGACGGCTCTACGCCTTCGACGAATCGACCCTCCCCTACGAACTCGATCCGACAACCCTGGCAACAACGGGAGAATCGACCCTCGGGCTGCCGCCCGGCGCCTCGATCTACTCCGCTCACCCGAAGCTCGACCCCCAGACCGGCGAATGGCTCCACTTCGGCCTCAAGTACGGCCCCACCACCTTTGTCCACCTTACCGTCTTCAGAGCCGACGGCACCCTGAAGTGGCACCGGGCGTTGCCACTCCCCCGGATGGTCTACATGCACGACTGGTTCGTCGCCGGCCGCTACCTGGTGCTCAGCCTCCATCCGGTGGAGATCGCCTACTGGGGCTTCCTCCTCGGCTTCCGCAGCCTGGCGGCCTCCCTCCGCTGGCGGCCGGCGGACGGCAACCTGCTGCTGGTGCTCGACCGGAACGGCAGCGGCGAACCGCTCTACCTGGAAACGGAGGCCTGCTTCATGTGGCACTCCTACAACGCCTACGAGGAGGGAAACGAAATCGTCGGCGATTTCATCGGCTACCGGAATCCCGACCACTTCGTCGGTGCCGACCCGGTCATTGCGGCAGTAATGGAGGGGCGACAGGGAAATTTCCGCTATCCTGGCGAGGTGATGCGCTACCGGATCGATCCCGGCCGCCGGACGGTCCGCCGGGAAAGCCTCAACCCGGGAAGCTGCGAATGGCCCCGGATCAACGAGGCGCACCGCTGCCGCCGCCAGCGGTTCGGCTACATGGTCAAATCCCTCCCCGGCGAATTTTTCTGGTCGATCGTCGTGCGGATCGATCTGCAGAGCGGCGCCACCACCGAGTACCGTTTCGGCCACGGCATCTACTGCACCGAGCCGGTCTTCATCTCGCCGCCGGGAACGGTCACCTCCCCCCTGGCGACGGCCGAGCCGGGCTGGCTCCTGTGCGAGATCTACGACAGCCAGAGCCAGCGGAGTGCCCTGGCTGTTTTCACCGCCGAACGGCTCGCCGACGGCCCCCTCGCCCTCGTCCAGTTGACCCACCACGTCCCGTTCAGCTATCACGGCTGGTGGCATCCCGCCGGCAATTGA